In one Bacillus rossius redtenbacheri isolate Brsri chromosome 11, Brsri_v3, whole genome shotgun sequence genomic region, the following are encoded:
- the LOC134536534 gene encoding zinc finger BED domain-containing protein 4-like, which yields MVAAATGACLRMVGHFKHSSHATKVLREAQKTVGSPAHRLVQDEPTRWNSILHMLERLYEQRRALALAATNLALHVKISVAQWELIENIIPILKIFDQATLQASKAGVNSSEIIPIVNSLLQELKKPAPVLSGLQGVKKDLFASLTERYRTLEEEEEEEVYVLSTLLDPRFKGAVFTSKEKLDRAVELLTTAAQKLDLHKHCGVVQDGVPIQTGSSSSIWSLYSQIMPERLASNKSDSTAVDEVTRYLRDPTVNPDTNILEYWKTQSACLPRLHKLSKKYLCSPPATVFSERLFSTAGNICDQKRNFLDRERVKMLVFLNKNLKG from the exons ATGGTTGCTGCAGCAACAGGTGCATGTCTTCGCATGGTGGGACATTTTAAACATTCATCCCATGCAACCAAAGTATTGAGAGAAGCCCAGAAAACTGTTGGTTCACCTGCTCATAGGCTCGTGCAAGATGAACCAACTCGATGGAATTCAATCCTGCATATGCTTGAGCGACTATATGAGCAACGGAGAGCTTTGGCTCTTGCAGCAACCAATCTTGCCTTGCATGTAAAAATATCTGTGGCCCAGTGGGAACTAATTGAAAACATAATACCTATTCTGAAAATATTTGACCAAGCTACCTTGCAAGCAAGTAAGGCTGGTGTTAATTCATCAGAAATCATACCCATTGTTAACAGTCTGCTACAAGAGTTAAAGAAACCTGCACCTGTACTTTCAGGTCTTCAGGGTGTGAAGAAGGATCTCTTTGCATCCTTGACAGAAAGATATAGGAcactagaagaagaagaagaagaagaagtgtaTGTTTTAAGTACACTTCTTGATCCTCGATTTAAAGGAGCTGTGTTCACAAGCAAGGAAAAGCTTGACAGGGCAGTGGAACTTCTCACTACAGCAGCACAAAAGCTTGACTTGCATAAGCATTGTGGAGTTGTGCAAGATGGG GTACCTATTCAAACTGGTTCCTCAAGTAGCATATGGTCACTTTACTCGCAGATAATGCCTGAACGCCTCGCATCCaacaagtcggattctacagctgttgatgaagtgaccagatacCTGCGTGATCCAACAGTTAACCCAGATACAAACATCTTGGAGTattggaaaactcagtctgcatgtttacccaggctacataaactgtcgaaaaaatatttgtgttcacctccagcgacagtgttctctgaacgtttgttcagcaccgCAGggaacatatgtgaccaaaaacgaaATTTTCTGGATCGAGAACGTGtcaaaatgcttgtttttttaaataaaaatttaaagggttga